A window of the Erpetoichthys calabaricus chromosome 10, fErpCal1.3, whole genome shotgun sequence genome harbors these coding sequences:
- the LOC114659429 gene encoding teashirt homolog 2 isoform X2 produces the protein MPDEDVNIEETAEGDESDNDGATEESCQDVKASSKELEDKELDNKSSCSFQNSPRSALSTQEVELESHLSDHSDRMADFKSSSPSKSHKEEDPSGPKLKEEMQNSLEKMRAAYANFLSDSYWAGIGLDLKSTSNPSGPSCDSTNGSSKSEFDWHQDALSKTLQQTLSPKPISKPNLFSSVHLYRQNSKPCGTVFTGASRFRCKDCSAAYDSLVELTVHMNKSGHYQDDNHNRQKDASTSCSKTRKRSLQDMEGKEDAQKVLKCMFCGHSFDSLQDLSVHMIKTKHYQKVPLKEPIPVIASKLVPPTKKRAYETVRPCSPDSTTGISGYADSPKSSAFHLSNNNRYGYQNGASYTWQFETCKSQILKCMECGSSHDTLQQLTTHMMVTGHFIKVTSSASKKGKQLALDPIAVEKMQSLAEPPASDTQAVTDVGKTSPSIAGSEDLEIKKEGADVTDDMKVEEKGPNESKHEEGERKQEDAMFKYPYLREEDLEHESEGGADILKSLANTVASAINKAQTGTPSWSAYPSIHAAYQLSGVIKSPLQPPAAQPLHLKQSFNSRLRPIAPKGKFYQNTSAIEPSHLLVKKEQCSASKRTDSPTSNATVEAALDNHMQDELPVVLKRERVLGKDGSDSKESKPDLTEDNKKSQQSQPFTALNGSSGMCASMNDPPEVLSVNPLSALQSVLNNHLGKANKPSGPRPDSVLSAGTAAMLSKINRSLMEKPALAPVPPHASRLDNHFLFESSDQPIDLTKSKSTKSTPTSQAQSCTPVPQKHALSDIADMVKVLPKATTPKPSPPSRMPSVKLESDVRRFEDVSAEVYSVHKRKGRQSNWNPQHLLILQAQFASSLFQTSEGKYLLSDLGPQERMHIAKFTGLSMTTISHWLANVKYQLRKTGGTKFLKNMDTGHPIFYCNDCASQFRSPPAFISHLESHLGFQLKDMNKLPSEPQTQAEPEVPKGIGMGVRVAEAPVTEEDVDSKFKCKLCSRTFASNHAVKLHLSKTHSKSPENHSQYVEVDKE, from the coding sequence ATGCCTGATGAAGATGTCAATATTGAGGAAACCGCTGAAGGAGATGAAAGTGACAATGACGGTGCCACAGAAGAAAGTTGCCAGGATGTTAAGGCCAGTTCAAAAGAGCTGGAAGACAAGGAATTGGATAACAAGAGTAGCTGTAGTTTCCAGAATTCCCCACGAAGTGCTCTGTCCACTCAAGAAGTAGAGCTGGAGTCTCACCTCAGTGACCACAGTGATCGGATGGCTGACTTCAAGAGCAGCTCTCCTTCTAAAAGTCACAAAGAGGAAGACCCGAGCGGCCCAAAACTGAAGGAAGAGATGCAAAACAGTCTGGAGAAAATGAGAGCAGCTTATGCCAACTTCCTTTCAGATTCCTACTGGGCAGGAATTGGCTTGGATCTCAAATCCACCAGTAACCCCAGTGGCCCGAGCTGTGACAGCACCAATGGGAGCAGCAAGAGTGAATTTGACTGGCACCAGGACGCTTTGTCAAAAACTCTGCAACAGACATTGTCTCCCAAACCCATCTCTAAGCCTAATCTTTTTAGTTCTGTCCACCTCTACCGACAGAACAGCAAACCGTGCGGGACTGTGTTTACAGGCGCCAGCCGCTTCAGGTGTAAAGACTGCAGTGCAGCTTACGACTCCTTGGTGGAGCTGACCGTGCATATGAACAAAAGTGGGCATTATCAGGACGACAACCACAACAGACAGAAAGATGCATCAACCTCCTGTTCAAAGACACGGAAAAGGAGTTTGCAAGACATGGAGGGAAAAGAGGACGCCCAAAAGGTCCTCAAATGCATGTTCTGTGGCCATTCATTTGATTCACTTCAAGATTTAAGTGTCCATATGATCAAAACTAAACATTACCAGAAAGTGCCTTTGAAAGAACCAATTCCTGTCATTGCATCAAAGTTAGTCCCACCCACCAAGAAACGGGCTTATGAAACAGTTCGGCCTTGTTCACCAGATTCAACCACAGGAATATCAGGTTATGCAGATTCCCCTAAATCCTCTGCCTTTCACTTGTCCAATAACAACCGCTATGGCTACCAGAATGGAGCCAGTTACACATGGCAGTTTGAGACCTGCAAATCTCAGATACTGAAGTGCATGGAGTGTGGAAGTTCTCACGATACACTTCAACAGTTAACTACTCATATGATGGTCACAGGTCATTTTATTAAAGTTACAAGTTCTGCATCCAAAAAGGGAAAGCAGTTAGCCCTCGACCCCATAGCTGTAGAAAAAATGCAGTCGTTGGCAGAGCCTCCGGCTAGTGATACTCAGGCTGTTACAGATGTGGGCAAAACATCACCAAGCATTGCAGGTTCAGAAGACTTGGAGATAAAAAAAGAAGGTGCTGATGTCACTGATGACATGAAAGTGGAAGAGAAAGGCCCTAATGAAAGCAAACATGAAGAAGGCGAGCGTAAGCAAGAAGATGCCATGTTCAAATACCCGTACCTCCGAGAAGAAGACCTGGAGCACGAGTCTGAGGGAGGAGCGGATATTCTGAAATCTCTGGCCAACACTGTGGCTTCAGCAATTAACAAGGCTCAAACTGGCACTCCTAGCTGGAGTGCGTACCCCAGCATTCATGCTGCATATCAGCTGTCTGGAGTAATAAAGAGTCCCTTACAGCCACCAGCTGCCCAGCCACTTCACCTGAAGCAAAGCTTTAACAGCAGGTTGAGACCAATCGCTCCAAAGGGGAAATTTTACCAGAACACTTCTGCCATCGAGCCCTCTCACCTGCTTGTCAAAAAGGAGCAGTGCAGTGCCAGTAAGCGGACAGACTCTCCCACTTCTAACGCCACTGTAGAAGCTGCTCTAGACAACCACATGCAGGACGAATTACCCGTTGTCTTAAAACGAGAAAGAGTACTTGGGAAAGATGGAAGTGATTCAAAGGAAAGCAAGCCAGATCTTACGGAAGATAACAAGAAGTCTCAGCAGTCCCAGCCTTTCACTGCACTAAATGGCTCTAGCGGTATGTGTGCTTCCATGAATGACCCTCCCGAGGTCCTCAGTGTTAACCCGCTTAGTGCTCTTCAGTCTGTTTTAAACAATCACTTGGGCAAAGCCAATAAGCCGTCCGGGCCAAGGCCTGATTCTGTGCTAAGTGCTGGCACGGCAGCCATGTTATCCAAAATTAACAGAAGCCTAATGGAAAAGCCTGCTTTGGCCCCAGTCCCGCCTCATGCCAGCAGGCTAGACAACCATTTCCTTTTCGAAAGCAGTGACCAACCCATCGATCTGACCAAATCCAAAAGCACCAAAAGCACGCCAACCTCCCAAGCACAGTCATGCACTCCGGTACCGCAAAAGCACGCCCTATCGGATATTGccgacatggtcaaagttcttcCAAAAGCTACTACCCCCAAACCCTCACCACCATCAAGGATGCCTTCTGTGAAGCTTGAAAGTGACGTGCGCCGCTTTGAGGATGTGTCAGCTGAAGTCTACTCTGTGCATAAGAGGAAAGGCAGGCAATCCAACTGGAACCCCCAACACCTGCTCATTCTGCAGGCCCAGTTTGCATCTAGCCTCTTCCAGACCTCAGAAGGCAAGTATTTGCTGTCAGACTTGGGTCCTCAGGAACGAATGCACATTGCCAAGTTTACTGGACTTTCTATGACCACCATTAGTCACTGGCTGGCCAATGTCAAATATCAACTGAGAAAAACAGGAGGGACCAAATTCCTGAAGAACATGGACACTGGTCACCCAATTTTCTACTGTAATGACTGTGCCTCCCAGTTCAGGTCGCCCCCTGCTTTTATCAGCCATTTAGAGTCCCATCTGGGCTTTCAATTAAAAGACATGAACAAGCTGCCCTCAGAGCCACAGACGCAAGCAGAGCCAGAAGTGCCCAAAGGGATTGGGATGGGGGTACGGGTGGCAGAAGCCCCCGTCACAGAAGAAGACGTGGACTCCAAGTTTAAGTGTAAGCTGTGCAGTCGAACATTTGCCAGCAATCACGCCGTCAAGCTGCACTTAAGTAAAACACACAGCAAATCCCCAGAGAACCACTCACAATATGTCGAAGTGGATAAAGAATAG
- the LOC114659429 gene encoding teashirt homolog 2 isoform X1, translating to MPRRKQQAPKRAAVYMPDEDVNIEETAEGDESDNDGATEESCQDVKASSKELEDKELDNKSSCSFQNSPRSALSTQEVELESHLSDHSDRMADFKSSSPSKSHKEEDPSGPKLKEEMQNSLEKMRAAYANFLSDSYWAGIGLDLKSTSNPSGPSCDSTNGSSKSEFDWHQDALSKTLQQTLSPKPISKPNLFSSVHLYRQNSKPCGTVFTGASRFRCKDCSAAYDSLVELTVHMNKSGHYQDDNHNRQKDASTSCSKTRKRSLQDMEGKEDAQKVLKCMFCGHSFDSLQDLSVHMIKTKHYQKVPLKEPIPVIASKLVPPTKKRAYETVRPCSPDSTTGISGYADSPKSSAFHLSNNNRYGYQNGASYTWQFETCKSQILKCMECGSSHDTLQQLTTHMMVTGHFIKVTSSASKKGKQLALDPIAVEKMQSLAEPPASDTQAVTDVGKTSPSIAGSEDLEIKKEGADVTDDMKVEEKGPNESKHEEGERKQEDAMFKYPYLREEDLEHESEGGADILKSLANTVASAINKAQTGTPSWSAYPSIHAAYQLSGVIKSPLQPPAAQPLHLKQSFNSRLRPIAPKGKFYQNTSAIEPSHLLVKKEQCSASKRTDSPTSNATVEAALDNHMQDELPVVLKRERVLGKDGSDSKESKPDLTEDNKKSQQSQPFTALNGSSGMCASMNDPPEVLSVNPLSALQSVLNNHLGKANKPSGPRPDSVLSAGTAAMLSKINRSLMEKPALAPVPPHASRLDNHFLFESSDQPIDLTKSKSTKSTPTSQAQSCTPVPQKHALSDIADMVKVLPKATTPKPSPPSRMPSVKLESDVRRFEDVSAEVYSVHKRKGRQSNWNPQHLLILQAQFASSLFQTSEGKYLLSDLGPQERMHIAKFTGLSMTTISHWLANVKYQLRKTGGTKFLKNMDTGHPIFYCNDCASQFRSPPAFISHLESHLGFQLKDMNKLPSEPQTQAEPEVPKGIGMGVRVAEAPVTEEDVDSKFKCKLCSRTFASNHAVKLHLSKTHSKSPENHSQYVEVDKE from the coding sequence TGTACATGCCTGATGAAGATGTCAATATTGAGGAAACCGCTGAAGGAGATGAAAGTGACAATGACGGTGCCACAGAAGAAAGTTGCCAGGATGTTAAGGCCAGTTCAAAAGAGCTGGAAGACAAGGAATTGGATAACAAGAGTAGCTGTAGTTTCCAGAATTCCCCACGAAGTGCTCTGTCCACTCAAGAAGTAGAGCTGGAGTCTCACCTCAGTGACCACAGTGATCGGATGGCTGACTTCAAGAGCAGCTCTCCTTCTAAAAGTCACAAAGAGGAAGACCCGAGCGGCCCAAAACTGAAGGAAGAGATGCAAAACAGTCTGGAGAAAATGAGAGCAGCTTATGCCAACTTCCTTTCAGATTCCTACTGGGCAGGAATTGGCTTGGATCTCAAATCCACCAGTAACCCCAGTGGCCCGAGCTGTGACAGCACCAATGGGAGCAGCAAGAGTGAATTTGACTGGCACCAGGACGCTTTGTCAAAAACTCTGCAACAGACATTGTCTCCCAAACCCATCTCTAAGCCTAATCTTTTTAGTTCTGTCCACCTCTACCGACAGAACAGCAAACCGTGCGGGACTGTGTTTACAGGCGCCAGCCGCTTCAGGTGTAAAGACTGCAGTGCAGCTTACGACTCCTTGGTGGAGCTGACCGTGCATATGAACAAAAGTGGGCATTATCAGGACGACAACCACAACAGACAGAAAGATGCATCAACCTCCTGTTCAAAGACACGGAAAAGGAGTTTGCAAGACATGGAGGGAAAAGAGGACGCCCAAAAGGTCCTCAAATGCATGTTCTGTGGCCATTCATTTGATTCACTTCAAGATTTAAGTGTCCATATGATCAAAACTAAACATTACCAGAAAGTGCCTTTGAAAGAACCAATTCCTGTCATTGCATCAAAGTTAGTCCCACCCACCAAGAAACGGGCTTATGAAACAGTTCGGCCTTGTTCACCAGATTCAACCACAGGAATATCAGGTTATGCAGATTCCCCTAAATCCTCTGCCTTTCACTTGTCCAATAACAACCGCTATGGCTACCAGAATGGAGCCAGTTACACATGGCAGTTTGAGACCTGCAAATCTCAGATACTGAAGTGCATGGAGTGTGGAAGTTCTCACGATACACTTCAACAGTTAACTACTCATATGATGGTCACAGGTCATTTTATTAAAGTTACAAGTTCTGCATCCAAAAAGGGAAAGCAGTTAGCCCTCGACCCCATAGCTGTAGAAAAAATGCAGTCGTTGGCAGAGCCTCCGGCTAGTGATACTCAGGCTGTTACAGATGTGGGCAAAACATCACCAAGCATTGCAGGTTCAGAAGACTTGGAGATAAAAAAAGAAGGTGCTGATGTCACTGATGACATGAAAGTGGAAGAGAAAGGCCCTAATGAAAGCAAACATGAAGAAGGCGAGCGTAAGCAAGAAGATGCCATGTTCAAATACCCGTACCTCCGAGAAGAAGACCTGGAGCACGAGTCTGAGGGAGGAGCGGATATTCTGAAATCTCTGGCCAACACTGTGGCTTCAGCAATTAACAAGGCTCAAACTGGCACTCCTAGCTGGAGTGCGTACCCCAGCATTCATGCTGCATATCAGCTGTCTGGAGTAATAAAGAGTCCCTTACAGCCACCAGCTGCCCAGCCACTTCACCTGAAGCAAAGCTTTAACAGCAGGTTGAGACCAATCGCTCCAAAGGGGAAATTTTACCAGAACACTTCTGCCATCGAGCCCTCTCACCTGCTTGTCAAAAAGGAGCAGTGCAGTGCCAGTAAGCGGACAGACTCTCCCACTTCTAACGCCACTGTAGAAGCTGCTCTAGACAACCACATGCAGGACGAATTACCCGTTGTCTTAAAACGAGAAAGAGTACTTGGGAAAGATGGAAGTGATTCAAAGGAAAGCAAGCCAGATCTTACGGAAGATAACAAGAAGTCTCAGCAGTCCCAGCCTTTCACTGCACTAAATGGCTCTAGCGGTATGTGTGCTTCCATGAATGACCCTCCCGAGGTCCTCAGTGTTAACCCGCTTAGTGCTCTTCAGTCTGTTTTAAACAATCACTTGGGCAAAGCCAATAAGCCGTCCGGGCCAAGGCCTGATTCTGTGCTAAGTGCTGGCACGGCAGCCATGTTATCCAAAATTAACAGAAGCCTAATGGAAAAGCCTGCTTTGGCCCCAGTCCCGCCTCATGCCAGCAGGCTAGACAACCATTTCCTTTTCGAAAGCAGTGACCAACCCATCGATCTGACCAAATCCAAAAGCACCAAAAGCACGCCAACCTCCCAAGCACAGTCATGCACTCCGGTACCGCAAAAGCACGCCCTATCGGATATTGccgacatggtcaaagttcttcCAAAAGCTACTACCCCCAAACCCTCACCACCATCAAGGATGCCTTCTGTGAAGCTTGAAAGTGACGTGCGCCGCTTTGAGGATGTGTCAGCTGAAGTCTACTCTGTGCATAAGAGGAAAGGCAGGCAATCCAACTGGAACCCCCAACACCTGCTCATTCTGCAGGCCCAGTTTGCATCTAGCCTCTTCCAGACCTCAGAAGGCAAGTATTTGCTGTCAGACTTGGGTCCTCAGGAACGAATGCACATTGCCAAGTTTACTGGACTTTCTATGACCACCATTAGTCACTGGCTGGCCAATGTCAAATATCAACTGAGAAAAACAGGAGGGACCAAATTCCTGAAGAACATGGACACTGGTCACCCAATTTTCTACTGTAATGACTGTGCCTCCCAGTTCAGGTCGCCCCCTGCTTTTATCAGCCATTTAGAGTCCCATCTGGGCTTTCAATTAAAAGACATGAACAAGCTGCCCTCAGAGCCACAGACGCAAGCAGAGCCAGAAGTGCCCAAAGGGATTGGGATGGGGGTACGGGTGGCAGAAGCCCCCGTCACAGAAGAAGACGTGGACTCCAAGTTTAAGTGTAAGCTGTGCAGTCGAACATTTGCCAGCAATCACGCCGTCAAGCTGCACTTAAGTAAAACACACAGCAAATCCCCAGAGAACCACTCACAATATGTCGAAGTGGATAAAGAATAG